One genomic region from Conexibacter woesei DSM 14684 encodes:
- the dut gene encoding dUTP diphosphatase, whose translation MKRLHPDAVLPRRAYGGDAGLDLHAVEALTLAPGARASVGTGIAVAIPDGHAGLVLPRSGLAAKRGIALVNAPGLIDAGYRGELRVLLLNTDRETPCEIAVGDRIAQLVIQRVELPQTVEVDELPDSERGAGGFGSSGS comes from the coding sequence ATGAAGCGCCTCCACCCCGACGCCGTGCTGCCGCGCCGCGCCTACGGCGGCGACGCCGGGCTCGACCTGCACGCCGTCGAGGCGCTGACGCTCGCGCCGGGCGCACGCGCGTCGGTCGGGACCGGCATCGCGGTCGCGATCCCCGACGGTCACGCGGGACTGGTGCTGCCGCGCTCCGGGCTCGCCGCCAAGAGAGGGATCGCGCTCGTCAACGCACCGGGGCTGATCGACGCCGGCTACCGCGGCGAGCTGCGCGTGCTGCTGCTCAACACCGACCGCGAGACGCCGTGCGAGATCGCGGTCGGCGACCGCATCGCCCAGCTCGTGATCCAGCGCGTCGAGCTGCCGCAGACCGTCGAGGTCGACGAGCTGCCCGACAGCGAGCGCGGCGCCGGCGGCTTCGGCTCCAGCGGCAGCTGA
- a CDS encoding sigma-70 family RNA polymerase sigma factor: MITHAGVPTIREQRLLAAAQGGDEGAYRGLVEPFRRELHAHCYRMLGSVHDAEDALQDALLRAWRGLPRFQARSSLRAWLYRICTNTCLDLIARRPRRVLPIDHVGAADPHTPDDQPLVETAAWIEPYTDELEDGRAAPDAVYELRETVELAFVAALQHLPARQRAVLILRAVLGFSAKETAETLGTTVAGANGALARARAAVDERLPRESQQATLRTLGDERLRELVEGYTAALERGDVETLVALLTEDASWSMPPCHNWYRGRAAIAEFLRLGPLRERWRHLSTRVNGQAAVACYAWSPERQRFAGTVVDVLTVRGDRIADVTAFIGPETFPRLGLPAELPA; encoded by the coding sequence ATGATCACCCACGCCGGCGTACCGACGATCCGCGAGCAGCGGCTGCTCGCCGCGGCGCAGGGCGGCGACGAAGGGGCGTACCGCGGCCTCGTCGAGCCGTTCCGGCGCGAGCTGCACGCCCACTGCTACCGGATGCTCGGTTCCGTGCACGACGCCGAGGACGCGCTGCAGGACGCGCTGCTGCGCGCGTGGCGGGGCCTCCCCCGCTTCCAGGCGCGCAGCTCGCTGCGGGCCTGGCTCTACCGCATCTGCACCAACACGTGCCTCGACCTGATCGCGCGGCGGCCCAGGCGCGTGCTGCCGATCGACCACGTCGGGGCGGCCGACCCGCACACGCCCGACGACCAGCCGCTGGTCGAGACCGCGGCGTGGATCGAGCCGTACACCGACGAGCTGGAGGACGGCCGCGCAGCGCCCGACGCCGTCTACGAGCTGCGCGAGACCGTCGAGCTGGCGTTCGTCGCCGCGCTCCAGCACCTGCCCGCGCGCCAGCGCGCGGTGCTGATCCTGCGGGCGGTGCTCGGCTTCTCGGCGAAGGAGACGGCGGAGACGCTCGGGACGACGGTCGCGGGCGCCAACGGCGCGCTCGCGCGGGCACGCGCGGCGGTCGACGAGCGGCTGCCGCGGGAGAGCCAGCAGGCGACGCTGCGCACGCTCGGCGACGAGCGGCTGCGCGAGCTGGTCGAGGGCTACACGGCGGCGCTCGAACGCGGCGACGTCGAGACGCTCGTCGCGCTGTTGACCGAGGACGCGAGCTGGTCGATGCCGCCGTGCCACAACTGGTATCGCGGTCGCGCGGCGATCGCGGAGTTCCTGCGGCTCGGCCCGCTGCGCGAGCGCTGGCGCCACCTCTCCACGCGCGTCAACGGCCAGGCGGCGGTCGCCTGCTACGCCTGGAGTCCCGAGCGTCAGCGCTTCGCCGGCACCGTCGTCGACGTGCTGACCGTGCGCGGCGACCGGATCGCCGACGTGACCGCGTTCATCGGCCCGGAGACGTTTCCGCGTCTGGGCCTGCCGGCGGAGCTGCCGGCGTAG
- a CDS encoding glycine betaine ABC transporter substrate-binding protein → MAFVALLLAVGVAACGDDDDSGSTSASTTSTGSETTAATPGEGKPAVTLGTKNFTEQFVLGELYKQALEARGYTVNLKENIGSTEIADRALRSDQIDMYPEYIGIFNNVVAGDTKTYPDVEASFAAGKAYAERNGFTLLPLTPFSDTDGLAVLPDYAREHGLSSLADLTRVPGFRLGAAPEFRRRATGLPGLERAYGITDVEFSPLTIGLQYQAIDNGKIDVAQIFTTDGQLEGGRYVVLRDPKNIFGFQNVTPVVSTRVLDEQGPEFETTVDAVSQLLTTEAMQRMNAAVAIDRQQPEEVAKAFLSANGQL, encoded by the coding sequence ATGGCATTCGTCGCACTGCTGCTCGCCGTCGGGGTCGCCGCCTGCGGCGATGACGACGACAGCGGCAGCACGAGTGCGAGCACGACTTCGACCGGGTCCGAGACGACCGCCGCGACGCCGGGCGAGGGCAAGCCGGCGGTCACGCTCGGAACGAAGAACTTCACCGAGCAGTTCGTGCTCGGCGAGCTGTACAAGCAGGCGCTCGAGGCGAGAGGCTACACCGTCAATCTGAAGGAGAACATCGGCTCGACCGAGATCGCCGACAGAGCGCTCAGAAGCGACCAGATCGACATGTATCCCGAGTACATCGGGATCTTCAACAACGTCGTCGCGGGTGACACGAAGACGTATCCGGACGTCGAGGCGTCGTTCGCGGCCGGCAAGGCGTACGCGGAGAGAAACGGCTTCACGCTGCTGCCGCTGACGCCGTTCTCGGACACCGACGGGCTCGCGGTCCTGCCCGACTACGCCAGAGAGCACGGGCTCAGCAGCCTCGCCGACCTGACGAGAGTGCCGGGCTTCCGCCTCGGTGCGGCGCCGGAGTTCCGCAGACGCGCGACGGGCCTCCCGGGGCTCGAGAGAGCGTATGGGATCACCGACGTGGAGTTCTCGCCGCTGACGATCGGCCTCCAGTACCAGGCGATCGACAACGGCAAGATCGACGTCGCGCAGATCTTCACGACCGACGGCCAGCTCGAGGGCGGCAGATACGTCGTGCTGAGAGACCCGAAGAACATATTCGGGTTCCAGAACGTCACGCCGGTCGTCTCGACGAGAGTGCTCGACGAGCAGGGACCGGAGTTCGAGACGACGGTCGACGCCGTCAGCCAGCTGCTGACGACGGAGGCGATGCAGAGAATGAACGCCGCCGTCGCGATCGACAGACAGCAGCCGGAAGAGGTCGCGAAGGCGTTCCTCTCCGCCAACGGCCAGCTGTAG
- a CDS encoding ABC transporter permease — translation MNDFIDAFKFIGENTALLWELTLDHLALTAASMAIALVIAIPLGVWLGHLHRFSFAAINISNVGRALPSLAVISIGVALLGIGFVNVMVALVILAVPLMLTNAYVAVDGVDRDAVEAARGMGMTPTEVLLRVELPLALPLIFAGIRTAVVYVIATATLGSVAGASTLGDIIVDQATYRLPGVLGAAMCVAALALVAELLFAGLQRAVTPRGLRAARVPAAVGPTAAETL, via the coding sequence GTGAACGACTTCATCGACGCGTTCAAGTTCATCGGCGAGAACACCGCGCTGCTGTGGGAGCTGACGCTCGACCATCTCGCGCTGACGGCCGCGTCGATGGCGATCGCGCTGGTGATCGCGATCCCGCTCGGCGTCTGGCTCGGCCATCTGCACCGCTTCTCGTTCGCGGCGATCAACATCTCGAACGTCGGGCGTGCGCTGCCGAGCCTGGCGGTGATCTCGATCGGCGTCGCGCTGCTGGGGATCGGCTTCGTCAACGTGATGGTCGCGCTCGTGATCCTGGCGGTGCCGCTGATGCTGACGAACGCCTACGTGGCGGTCGACGGCGTCGACCGCGACGCCGTCGAGGCGGCGCGCGGGATGGGCATGACGCCGACCGAGGTCCTGCTGCGGGTCGAGCTGCCGCTCGCCCTGCCGCTCATCTTCGCGGGCATTCGCACCGCCGTGGTCTACGTGATCGCGACGGCGACGCTCGGGTCGGTCGCCGGGGCCAGCACCCTCGGCGACATCATCGTCGACCAGGCGACGTACCGCCTCCCCGGCGTGCTCGGGGCGGCGATGTGCGTCGCGGCGCTGGCACTGGTCGCGGAACTGCTGTTCGCTGGACTGCAGCGGGCGGTGACGCCGCGCGGGCTCCGCGCGGCACGCGTCCCGGCGGCCGTCGGACCGACGGCCGCGGAGACGTTGTAA
- a CDS encoding ABC transporter permease encodes MSAVPLVLAQSDPVIPEFGRGSSCVRNNDLFCWSWVQDNWSDTLQPALLQHIALTLIAVGIGSVIAFVLALAAHRRGWLATPIVIVTGLLFTIPSLALFQLLVPFTGLSRTTAEIALVSYTLLILFRNMLAGLSGVPAEVRDAARGMGMTERQLLWKVELPLALPAIVAGLRIATVTVISLATVAVFVVNEGLGAPIYSALQQTFKTELIAAGAMCVLLGLFADALLVLAQRALSPWTRVARS; translated from the coding sequence GTGTCAGCCGTCCCGCTCGTCCTCGCCCAGTCTGACCCGGTGATCCCGGAGTTCGGCAGAGGCAGCAGCTGCGTGCGCAACAACGACCTGTTCTGCTGGAGCTGGGTGCAGGACAACTGGTCCGACACGCTCCAGCCGGCGCTGCTGCAGCACATCGCGCTGACGTTGATAGCCGTCGGGATCGGCTCCGTGATCGCGTTCGTGCTCGCGCTCGCCGCCCATCGCCGCGGCTGGCTCGCGACGCCGATCGTGATCGTGACCGGTCTGCTCTTCACGATTCCGAGCCTCGCGCTGTTCCAGCTGCTGGTGCCGTTCACCGGCTTGTCGCGCACGACGGCGGAGATCGCGCTCGTCTCCTACACGCTGCTGATCCTCTTCCGCAACATGCTCGCGGGCCTCTCCGGCGTGCCCGCCGAGGTGCGCGACGCCGCGCGCGGGATGGGCATGACCGAGCGGCAGCTGCTGTGGAAGGTCGAGCTGCCGCTCGCGCTGCCCGCGATCGTCGCCGGGCTGCGGATCGCGACGGTGACCGTCATCAGCCTCGCGACCGTCGCGGTCTTCGTCGTCAACGAGGGCCTCGGCGCGCCGATCTACTCGGCGTTGCAGCAGACGTTCAAGACCGAGCTGATCGCGGCCGGCGCGATGTGCGTGCTGCTCGGTCTGTTCGCCGACGCGCTGCTCGTGCTCGCGCAGCGGGCGCTCTCCCCCTGGACCCGGGTGGCGCGCTCGTGA
- a CDS encoding ABC transporter ATP-binding protein has product MNSETTAQIEGPHAYPSAAPLEFQNVGMRYPGAARPAIDDLSFAVPAGEICVLVGPSGSGKTTAMRLVNRMIDLTSGDILLDGVSVSRRKPAELRREIGYVIQQIGLFPHQTVAQNVATVPKLLGWDKERTQRRVRELLELVGLTTEMGERYPAQLSGGQRQRVGVARALAADPPLMLMDEPFGAIDPINRERLQDEFLRLQSEIRKTVVFVTHDIDEAIKMGDRIAILREGGRLAQYATPDELLASPADEFVAKFVGADRGLKRLTLSHLGDIELIDGMAAHVGDPAAEARERAERLGAHELVVVDGGEQPIGRLPVARLNGQPVSVDDADPLSATASRQTSLRDALSLVVADGNRPLVVVEDDGRLAGLVSLELISDALRPPG; this is encoded by the coding sequence GTGAACAGCGAAACCACCGCCCAGATCGAGGGGCCGCACGCCTACCCGAGCGCGGCCCCGCTGGAGTTCCAGAACGTAGGCATGCGCTATCCCGGCGCGGCCAGACCTGCGATCGACGACCTCTCGTTCGCCGTCCCGGCCGGAGAGATCTGCGTGCTCGTCGGCCCGTCCGGCTCCGGCAAGACGACCGCGATGCGGCTCGTCAACCGCATGATCGACCTGACCTCGGGCGACATCCTGCTCGACGGCGTCAGCGTCTCCAGACGCAAGCCCGCCGAGCTGCGGCGCGAGATCGGCTACGTGATCCAGCAGATCGGCCTCTTCCCCCACCAGACCGTCGCGCAGAACGTCGCGACGGTGCCGAAGCTGCTCGGCTGGGACAAGGAGCGCACGCAGCGCCGCGTTCGCGAGCTGCTGGAGCTGGTCGGACTGACGACCGAGATGGGCGAGCGCTACCCCGCCCAGCTGTCCGGCGGGCAGCGCCAGCGCGTCGGCGTCGCGCGCGCGCTCGCGGCCGACCCGCCGCTGATGCTGATGGACGAGCCGTTCGGGGCGATCGACCCGATCAACCGCGAAAGGCTGCAGGACGAGTTCCTGCGCCTCCAGTCCGAGATCCGCAAGACCGTCGTGTTCGTCACGCACGACATCGACGAGGCGATCAAGATGGGCGACCGCATCGCGATCCTGCGCGAGGGCGGCCGGCTCGCCCAGTACGCGACGCCCGACGAGCTGCTCGCGAGCCCGGCCGACGAGTTCGTCGCGAAGTTCGTCGGCGCCGACCGCGGGCTCAAGCGGCTGACGCTCAGCCACCTCGGCGACATCGAGCTGATCGACGGGATGGCCGCCCACGTCGGCGATCCGGCCGCCGAGGCGCGCGAGCGCGCCGAGCGGCTCGGCGCGCACGAGCTGGTCGTCGTCGACGGCGGCGAGCAGCCGATCGGCCGCCTGCCGGTCGCGCGCCTCAACGGGCAACCGGTGTCGGTGGACGACGCCGACCCGCTGTCGGCGACGGCGAGCCGCCAGACGTCGCTGCGCGACGCGCTCTCGCTCGTCGTCGCGGACGGCAACCGCCCGCTCGTCGTCGTCGAGGACGACGGCAGGCTCGCCGGCCTCGTCTCGCTCGAGCTGATCAGCGACGCGCTGCGCCCGCCGGGATAG